A window of Pseudomonas monteilii contains these coding sequences:
- a CDS encoding dTDP-glucose 4,6-dehydratase, which produces MSRASGDSLNRNPSDHAPMASVMDAYLSRRTVLRGGLGAAVTMMVGTGLASWLGDAQATTLGQPPAGPSPSPLALGFQSIPGSRTDACTVAPGYSAHVLAPWGTPLNDRATPWKADGSNSAADQANAMGMHHDGMQFFPLEGRSDAGLLAINFEYIDTQALHPNGPTQDAQGRRPAEEARKEINAHGVGVVRLDKVDGRWQVVMNDPLNRRFTTATPMAIAGPLRGSAHVRTRFSPDGTQARGTNNNCGNGYTPWGTYLTCEENWPGIFVNKAPLPTDQRRLGIATSSGQHRWETAAGDPSEVDDEFARFDVTPRGDSATDDYRNEASTYGYIVEIDPFDAQAPATKRTALGRFRHEGCCPGLPVAGKPLVWYMGDDSNNEYLYKFVSDAVWDPADASPADRLATGAKYLDKGTLYVARFDADGSGVWLPLTVNAPTVSGATLGTLYGDLAGILLDTRSAADAVGATPMDRPEWTAVNPLNGDVYLTLTNNSVRTPENVDAANPRGPNRHGHIIRWHDSDDHTHFTWDIFVFGANATGAPDINRSGLTELNQFASPDGMRFDGRGILWFETDNGETSVTDYTNDQLLAVIPTQLVDASGKQVPVDARNQVDLRRFFVGPNGCEVTGLAFTPDHTTLFLNIQHPDNWPWRDDATVATPAHQRVRPRSATVVIQRNDGGPIGVG; this is translated from the coding sequence ATGAGTCGAGCGTCTGGCGATAGCCTGAACCGCAACCCGAGCGACCACGCGCCGATGGCCAGCGTGATGGACGCCTACCTCAGTCGTCGTACGGTACTGCGTGGTGGCCTGGGGGCCGCCGTCACGATGATGGTCGGCACAGGCCTGGCCAGTTGGCTGGGCGATGCGCAGGCCACGACGCTCGGGCAGCCGCCCGCTGGACCCAGCCCGTCACCGCTCGCCCTGGGCTTCCAGTCGATCCCCGGCTCGCGCACCGATGCCTGCACGGTCGCACCCGGCTACAGCGCTCACGTACTCGCCCCCTGGGGCACACCCCTCAACGATCGCGCCACCCCTTGGAAAGCCGACGGCAGCAACAGCGCGGCCGACCAGGCCAATGCCATGGGCATGCACCACGATGGCATGCAGTTCTTCCCGCTCGAGGGCCGCTCCGATGCCGGGCTGCTGGCCATCAACTTCGAGTACATCGACACCCAGGCCCTGCACCCGAACGGCCCGACCCAGGATGCCCAGGGCAGGCGTCCGGCCGAGGAAGCGCGCAAGGAGATCAACGCCCATGGCGTCGGTGTCGTACGTCTGGACAAGGTCGACGGGCGCTGGCAGGTGGTCATGAACGATCCACTCAACCGGCGCTTCACCACGGCCACGCCGATGGCCATCGCCGGCCCTCTGCGTGGATCGGCGCACGTCAGGACGCGGTTTTCTCCAGACGGCACCCAGGCGCGAGGAACCAACAACAACTGCGGCAATGGCTATACCCCCTGGGGGACCTACCTGACCTGCGAAGAAAACTGGCCGGGCATCTTCGTCAACAAAGCACCCTTGCCGACCGACCAGCGCCGCCTGGGCATCGCCACCAGCAGCGGCCAGCACCGCTGGGAAACCGCCGCAGGCGACCCCAGCGAGGTGGACGACGAGTTCGCCCGCTTCGACGTGACGCCGCGGGGCGACAGCGCCACCGACGATTACCGCAACGAAGCCAGCACCTACGGCTACATCGTCGAGATCGACCCGTTCGATGCACAGGCCCCGGCCACCAAGCGCACCGCACTGGGTCGCTTCCGCCATGAGGGCTGCTGTCCCGGCCTTCCGGTGGCCGGCAAGCCCCTGGTCTGGTACATGGGCGACGACTCGAACAACGAGTACCTGTACAAGTTCGTGTCCGATGCCGTCTGGGATCCGGCCGATGCCTCACCGGCCGATCGCCTGGCCACCGGCGCCAAGTACCTGGACAAGGGCACACTCTATGTGGCGCGCTTCGACGCCGATGGCAGCGGGGTCTGGTTGCCGCTGACGGTGAACGCGCCCACGGTCTCCGGCGCGACCCTGGGCACCCTGTACGGTGACCTGGCCGGCATCCTGCTCGACACCCGCAGCGCAGCCGACGCCGTGGGCGCCACGCCCATGGACCGCCCCGAATGGACGGCAGTCAATCCGCTCAACGGCGACGTCTACCTGACCTTGACCAACAACAGCGTGCGCACCCCGGAGAACGTCGATGCGGCCAACCCGCGCGGCCCCAACCGTCACGGCCATATCATCCGCTGGCACGACAGCGACGATCACACGCACTTCACCTGGGACATCTTCGTGTTCGGCGCCAACGCCACAGGCGCCCCGGACATCAACCGCTCGGGTCTGACCGAACTCAATCAGTTCGCCAGCCCGGATGGGATGCGCTTCGATGGCCGCGGGATCCTCTGGTTCGAGACGGACAATGGCGAGACCTCGGTGACCGATTACACCAACGATCAACTGCTGGCGGTCATTCCCACGCAACTGGTGGATGCCAGCGGCAAGCAGGTGCCGGTCGATGCCCGAAACCAGGTGGACCTGCGGCGGTTCTTCGTCGGGCCCAATGGCTGCGAGGTCACTGGCCTGGCGTTCACCCCGGACCACACCACGCTGTTCCTCAACATCCAGCACCCGGACAACTGGCCCTGGCGCGATGACGCGACCGTGGCCACGCCTGCCCACCAGCGCGTGCGACCCCGCTCGGCGACAGTGGTGATCCAGCGCAACGATGGCGGCCCGATCGGCGTCGGTTGA
- a CDS encoding NGG1p interacting factor NIF3: MYKLAFFVPPSHLNVVKAAVFAAGGGHLGDYDQCAWQTLGQGQFRPLDGSQPFIGQAGQLEQLEEWKVELVVTDDLIAQVVGALKQSHPYETPAYDVWRLVEF, from the coding sequence GTGTACAAGCTCGCCTTCTTCGTTCCGCCCAGTCACCTGAACGTGGTCAAGGCCGCTGTGTTCGCCGCAGGTGGCGGACACCTCGGCGACTATGACCAGTGTGCCTGGCAGACGCTCGGCCAGGGCCAGTTTCGCCCGTTGGACGGCAGTCAGCCGTTCATCGGTCAGGCTGGCCAGCTCGAGCAGCTGGAGGAATGGAAGGTCGAGCTGGTGGTGACCGACGACCTGATCGCTCAGGTCGTCGGTGCACTCAAGCAGAGCCACCCGTACGAGACGCCCGCCTACGACGTCTGGCGACTTGTCGAGTTCTAA